The following are encoded in a window of Paenibacillus polymyxa genomic DNA:
- a CDS encoding immunity 50 family protein has product MQIQVQKVEKKENEYLIHYQAGGALPFVPHDIVLIHDKQYFIGTILKVEPEQALVRINPEYEDQLAGSIGLELAFSPTVSIQGADSIVEKLGYFPPFHYDRITAANMTKDQITLTIELSYASVLVPRSPDLEPSAEAPVIPEAPAKDVPRYAVTFTFLETKEHVLTPVETENIILQLDFRYEEADMVVDIDALSGLSGSFLCRGIRAEIKELNE; this is encoded by the coding sequence ATGCAAATTCAAGTTCAAAAGGTTGAAAAAAAAGAGAACGAATATCTCATTCATTATCAAGCCGGGGGAGCGTTGCCGTTCGTTCCGCATGATATTGTTCTGATCCATGACAAACAGTATTTTATAGGCACGATTTTGAAAGTAGAGCCGGAACAAGCCCTTGTACGTATCAATCCAGAATATGAAGACCAACTGGCAGGGTCCATTGGACTGGAACTGGCTTTCTCTCCAACCGTTTCTATTCAAGGTGCAGACAGCATTGTTGAAAAGCTCGGCTATTTTCCTCCCTTTCATTATGACCGAATTACGGCTGCTAATATGACGAAAGACCAGATTACACTGACGATCGAGCTATCCTACGCTAGCGTGCTTGTCCCTAGATCACCGGATCTGGAGCCTTCGGCTGAGGCACCTGTAATCCCTGAAGCTCCAGCAAAAGACGTCCCACGCTATGCAGTGACTTTTACATTTCTGGAAACCAAAGAACATGTATTAACTCCTGTAGAAACAGAAAACATCATCTTACAGCTTGATTTCCGCTATGAAGAAGCAGACATGGTCGTTGATATCGATGCCTTGTCGGGACTGTCAGGTAGCTTTCTGTGCAGAGGTATCCGCGCAGAGATTAAGGAACTGAATGAATAA
- a CDS encoding DUF6138 family protein, giving the protein MTTSGVQAYIDPIFEAIDEAYASEQKRIAEFQIKSVLHEGIHEYLKVTCKKDGLWVDTYEPFDWDHRRPDMEISGFTEGVTLQQVQDEWMPVFRERIEALFNSEQFSSMFFRYRLDFHLEVVLENKANHFTFSLLNEDKRQQLLATIQQFVEQKLNPSSKAIPKEEDDFFLVRHLLDPHLYAIDAQRVDELLHIMDAKVKVSRKREEAWRYQLNSGLKHWAEDEFLLKYADREKSYGLDYKVKPDILPSEIPTPAMEMFLLTAMRVGSTDADARQKYLEIAAQLDSEQASVWLESGSGSIPALHTSERVICQANDILQTLEVQIRSEEEESYREALVYLCDILKKGFTKEYRMQFKSKVKNYLPVPKLAKSTLHRFFANALEYPSLHPLLAEYAETVMEEFKWYNDVEPGEKSAMPGTYAVMGLGLKGTNYFPLVNRYMKLVDSEHQSVQDGYAAAFAEAHGLTPDTIPVWTRILLASNESAKPLKSSGIETVEQAQVLVEELEKLEDYEQEVLVYRIWGGAKKLKNSLKQAVPEVKELLETLIP; this is encoded by the coding sequence ATGACAACATCAGGGGTACAAGCCTACATAGATCCAATTTTTGAGGCGATTGATGAGGCGTACGCTTCTGAGCAAAAGCGCATCGCCGAATTCCAAATCAAAAGTGTCCTTCACGAAGGGATTCATGAATACTTAAAAGTTACCTGTAAGAAGGATGGGCTGTGGGTGGATACCTACGAACCGTTTGATTGGGATCATCGTAGACCGGACATGGAGATTTCTGGTTTTACGGAGGGGGTAACACTGCAGCAGGTTCAGGACGAATGGATGCCTGTGTTTAGGGAACGGATAGAGGCGCTATTTAATTCGGAACAATTCAGTTCCATGTTCTTTCGTTATCGGCTGGATTTTCATCTGGAAGTGGTCTTGGAGAATAAGGCCAATCATTTTACATTCTCACTCCTAAATGAAGATAAACGGCAGCAACTGTTAGCCACTATCCAGCAGTTTGTGGAGCAGAAGCTCAACCCCTCCAGTAAAGCTATCCCGAAGGAAGAGGACGATTTCTTCTTAGTGAGACACTTGCTTGATCCTCATTTGTACGCTATAGATGCCCAGCGGGTGGATGAGTTGCTCCATATAATGGATGCCAAAGTGAAGGTCAGCCGCAAGCGTGAGGAAGCATGGAGGTATCAGCTCAACAGTGGCTTAAAGCATTGGGCTGAAGATGAATTTTTGCTGAAGTATGCGGATCGGGAAAAAAGCTATGGGCTGGATTATAAAGTGAAGCCCGATATTCTCCCTTCGGAAATTCCCACGCCAGCCATGGAGATGTTCCTGCTTACCGCGATGCGGGTGGGTTCGACCGATGCCGATGCACGGCAGAAATATTTGGAGATTGCTGCACAGCTAGACTCGGAGCAGGCTTCCGTGTGGCTTGAGAGCGGATCAGGAAGCATCCCAGCGCTACATACAAGCGAGCGAGTCATCTGCCAAGCCAATGATATTTTGCAAACGCTGGAGGTTCAGATTCGTTCAGAGGAAGAAGAAAGCTATAGAGAAGCACTTGTATATTTATGCGATATTTTAAAGAAGGGCTTTACCAAGGAATATCGGATGCAGTTCAAAAGCAAGGTGAAAAACTACCTGCCTGTACCCAAGTTGGCTAAATCTACGTTACATCGTTTCTTCGCCAATGCACTTGAGTATCCGTCGCTGCATCCGTTGCTGGCTGAATATGCCGAAACCGTGATGGAGGAATTCAAATGGTATAACGATGTAGAGCCCGGTGAAAAGTCGGCGATGCCGGGAACCTATGCGGTAATGGGATTAGGACTGAAAGGAACGAACTATTTCCCATTAGTGAATCGTTATATGAAGCTGGTGGACAGTGAGCATCAGTCCGTACAGGATGGTTACGCGGCTGCTTTTGCCGAAGCGCATGGGCTAACACCTGACACGATCCCCGTTTGGACGAGGATTCTACTGGCAAGCAACGAGTCTGCCAAACCCCTGAAGTCATCTGGAATCGAAACTGTAGAGCAGGCACAGGTACTGGTGGAGGAGCTTGAGAAGCTGGAGGACTACGAACAAGAGGTGCTTGTTTATCGTATATGGGGTGGCGCGAAGAAACTAAAAAACAGCCTGAAGCAGGCTGTCCCTGAGGTAAAAGAGTTGCTGGAGACGCTTATTCCATAA
- a CDS encoding TetR/AcrR family transcriptional regulator gives MKHIKRRERESSEIRRKIIEAARSLFLNQGYAEVSMRKIADQIEYSPTTIYHYFANKEAVVRELLVEGNTLFLQALQQRVDEAQAAGLNALDTLKTVSDAYVRFGTANPEYYNILFISNLESVSLVSLIDSGRFKGFELLETGLKAAMEEGCIMQGDERLIARSVWSMLHGLTSLLLNFELPMAKSNDELIAFTIDTFLRGLSR, from the coding sequence ATGAAACATATCAAACGCCGAGAACGTGAAAGCAGTGAGATCCGCCGGAAAATCATTGAGGCCGCCCGGTCGCTTTTCCTGAATCAAGGATATGCCGAAGTCTCCATGCGCAAAATTGCGGATCAGATCGAATATTCACCAACAACTATTTATCATTATTTTGCCAATAAGGAAGCCGTGGTCCGTGAACTGCTGGTAGAAGGAAATACCTTGTTCCTGCAGGCTCTTCAGCAGCGTGTGGATGAAGCACAGGCAGCGGGATTGAACGCTCTGGACACACTGAAAACGGTATCTGATGCGTATGTTCGTTTTGGAACGGCTAACCCGGAATATTACAACATCCTGTTTATCAGCAACCTGGAATCTGTAAGCTTGGTCAGCCTTATAGACAGTGGGCGTTTTAAAGGCTTTGAGTTGCTTGAAACTGGGCTCAAAGCCGCTATGGAGGAAGGCTGCATCATGCAAGGAGATGAGCGCCTGATCGCCAGATCCGTATGGAGCATGCTGCACGGATTGACTTCTTTGCTCCTGAATTTTGAACTTCCTATGGCAAAATCCAATGATGAATTGATCGCATTCACTATAGATACTTTCCTCAGAGGGTTAAGCCGCTGA
- a CDS encoding DUF7716 domain-containing protein: MSIQTFDSLEALVHAVDQTEINEWVFANLERVQSNPLNSTYYIIPEEELWELEDAGLTVTNHRDESIPASLPDHHVQSWLEVATVQDVIEVLRHSGSEPDIERIAQGLRYYHEYDAFME; this comes from the coding sequence ATGAGCATACAAACTTTTGACAGCCTTGAAGCACTAGTTCATGCCGTTGACCAAACAGAAATCAATGAATGGGTATTTGCCAATCTGGAACGTGTTCAAAGTAATCCGCTCAATTCTACCTACTACATCATCCCCGAGGAAGAATTGTGGGAGCTGGAGGATGCGGGTCTCACCGTCACCAATCATCGTGATGAAAGTATCCCTGCATCTCTGCCAGACCATCACGTGCAATCTTGGCTGGAGGTAGCGACTGTACAGGATGTTATTGAAGTGTTACGCCACAGCGGAAGCGAGCCGGATATTGAACGCATTGCGCAGGGACTGCGATATTATCATGAATATGATGCTTTTATGGAATAA
- a CDS encoding DEAD/DEAH box helicase, translated as MKNFAALGVEQHWVEALKEQGISSPTPVQQESIPLLMEGQDVIAEAHTGTGKTLAFLLPILQKLNLDKRHPQALVIAPTRELALQITEEAKCLAATEPNLSLLAVYGGQDVERQLRKLKGGAQLIIGTPGRLLDHLRRGTLDLGGIKMLVLDEADQMLHMGFLNDVETILQEVPYRRQTMLFSATMPAGIRKLARVYMNEPVDVKVKSASSVPVSQIRQVVVQTTDRGKQQALVDMLNTDRPYLAVIFCRTKRRAAKLNEELQEMGFESGELHGDLSQNKREQVMKAFREAKLQLLVATDVAARGLDVEGVTHVFNYDMPQDAESYIHRIGRTGRAGGKGVAVTLATPRDVPELRNIQRVAGVTFTSSEGGGQRRPASDTADRQGRERRSGRNDRRSYGGNDSGGGRRGSGREQAGRRDATGGERRSSRGSSERGGYDRSSGGSARGGQGRSAGQSSERSGYDRSSGGSARGGQGRSAGQSSERGGYDRSSGGSARGGQGRSTGQSSERGGYDRSSGGSARGGQGGRGGQAKGGPRGGQGQGGRRGRSR; from the coding sequence TTGAAGAATTTTGCAGCATTAGGCGTAGAGCAGCATTGGGTAGAAGCCTTGAAAGAACAGGGAATTTCATCCCCAACTCCTGTACAGCAGGAGTCGATTCCACTGTTGATGGAAGGTCAGGATGTTATCGCCGAGGCACATACGGGAACAGGGAAGACGCTTGCGTTTTTACTGCCGATTCTACAAAAGCTGAATTTGGATAAGCGACACCCACAGGCGCTCGTGATTGCACCTACGCGTGAACTGGCGCTCCAGATTACGGAGGAAGCAAAATGCTTGGCTGCTACGGAGCCGAACCTGTCATTACTGGCTGTATATGGAGGACAGGACGTAGAGCGTCAGCTCCGTAAACTGAAAGGCGGCGCACAACTGATTATTGGTACACCTGGGCGACTGCTGGATCACCTGAGACGTGGCACGCTGGATCTGGGTGGCATTAAAATGCTGGTTCTGGACGAAGCTGACCAAATGTTACACATGGGCTTTTTGAACGATGTGGAGACGATTCTTCAGGAGGTTCCTTACCGGAGACAGACGATGCTGTTTTCCGCTACGATGCCAGCCGGTATTCGCAAGCTGGCTCGTGTCTATATGAACGAACCCGTAGATGTCAAAGTGAAATCCGCTTCTTCCGTTCCGGTTAGCCAAATCCGTCAGGTCGTTGTGCAAACAACAGACCGTGGTAAGCAACAGGCATTGGTAGATATGCTGAATACGGATCGTCCGTACTTGGCTGTTATTTTCTGCCGTACGAAGCGCCGGGCTGCCAAACTGAACGAAGAGCTGCAAGAGATGGGCTTTGAGAGCGGTGAGCTTCACGGGGATTTGTCCCAGAACAAGCGGGAGCAAGTGATGAAGGCGTTCCGGGAAGCGAAACTCCAATTGCTCGTAGCGACTGATGTAGCTGCACGCGGCTTGGATGTAGAAGGCGTCACGCATGTCTTTAACTATGACATGCCGCAGGATGCCGAAAGCTACATCCACCGCATCGGGCGTACCGGCCGTGCCGGAGGCAAAGGCGTGGCGGTGACGCTCGCTACGCCAAGGGATGTTCCAGAGCTTCGGAACATCCAAAGAGTTGCTGGTGTCACATTCACCAGCAGTGAGGGCGGCGGACAGCGTAGACCTGCTTCCGATACGGCTGATCGGCAGGGTCGAGAACGCCGCTCGGGCAGAAACGACCGCCGTTCCTACGGCGGCAACGACTCCGGCGGTGGGCGCCGGGGCAGCGGCCGCGAACAGGCGGGCCGTCGTGATGCCACAGGCGGCGAACGTCGCTCTAGCCGCGGCAGTAGCGAGCGTGGCGGGTATGACCGCAGTAGCGGCGGTTCCGCACGCGGAGGTCAGGGCCGCTCGGCAGGACAAAGCAGCGAGCGCAGCGGATATGACCGCAGCAGCGGTGGTTCTGCACGCGGAGGTCAGGGCCGCTCGGCAGGACAAAGCAGCGAGCGTGGCGGATATGACCGCAGCAGCGGTGGTTCTGCACGCGGAGGCCAAGGCCGCTCGACAGGACAAAGCAGCGAGCGTGGCGGGTATGACCGCAGTAGCGGCGGTTCCGCACGCGGAGGCCAAGGTGGCCGCGGTGGACAAGCCAAAGGCGGCCCGCGTGGTGGTCAAGGACAAGGAGGCCGTCGCGGACGGTCCAGATAG
- a CDS encoding putative holin-like toxin: MREVRPVEVKDTLMLMIQFATLVILILSFHKKK; encoded by the coding sequence GTGAGGGAGGTGAGGCCTGTGGAGGTTAAAGACACCTTAATGTTGATGATTCAATTCGCAACGTTGGTGATTCTGATTCTTTCCTTCCATAAAAAGAAATAG
- a CDS encoding phytoene desaturase family protein produces MNQYDVIVIGAGLGGLSCAARLSALGYRTAVFESHTLAGGFATEFTRKGYTFDVSLHGVGGLEEGSFGRLLKDCNADQRIVPLRKKHPYSIRWEGQTIDIPSDVQEYVQLLKNMFPAEVSGIDSLFAGIRRFETGFSSFSTLTSWRKAVGLLKAGTFFRWTQMTTWEAVRQFGLSERFTEFFTALWAYYGLPPKRLAALYFFIPWIGYHLEGTYYIEGGAQALSNALVDAIKSAGGEVHLRSQVSEIILERGKAVGVRLKKGDVYKANWIVSGISPHHTYGRLLENHDAARRELEAVSSLETGTSLTQLYLGLSCEPYELGITEEDLILCNEPDSEIDYEVMMSGQYTKGNWMLTNYNAMDPKLNEPGKGVIAITFLDRLENWPAARPEYIVKKEAVTQQILGCLEQLYPGFRSKVVVAELGTPRTMQRYTANPDGAVYGYAQTVRQSGIKRLKHKSAVNRLSLVGAWTQPGGGFQGVMNSGIMEADRIAAKLG; encoded by the coding sequence ATGAACCAATACGATGTTATTGTCATCGGTGCAGGACTGGGTGGCTTGTCCTGTGCAGCAAGACTTTCCGCGCTCGGTTACCGAACAGCTGTTTTTGAAAGCCATACTTTAGCTGGCGGTTTCGCAACTGAATTTACAAGAAAGGGATATACCTTTGATGTCTCCTTGCACGGTGTCGGCGGACTCGAGGAGGGCAGCTTCGGTCGGCTGTTAAAGGACTGCAATGCGGACCAGCGAATTGTTCCCCTCCGTAAAAAGCACCCTTACTCCATTCGTTGGGAAGGACAGACCATTGATATTCCGTCCGATGTTCAGGAGTATGTGCAGCTCCTCAAAAATATGTTTCCTGCTGAGGTGTCAGGCATTGACAGTTTATTCGCGGGCATTCGCCGTTTTGAAACAGGCTTTTCTTCTTTTTCTACTCTCACTTCCTGGCGCAAGGCGGTTGGCCTGCTCAAAGCAGGAACCTTCTTCCGCTGGACGCAAATGACGACCTGGGAAGCTGTAAGACAATTCGGGTTGTCCGAACGATTCACGGAATTTTTTACCGCGCTGTGGGCCTATTATGGATTGCCTCCAAAGCGGCTTGCGGCCTTGTATTTTTTTATTCCCTGGATCGGCTATCATTTGGAGGGGACGTACTACATTGAGGGAGGCGCACAGGCTTTATCCAATGCATTGGTTGACGCTATTAAGTCAGCGGGAGGAGAAGTTCACCTGCGCAGTCAAGTATCTGAGATTATACTCGAACGCGGTAAAGCAGTTGGAGTCCGTCTGAAAAAAGGCGATGTATATAAAGCCAACTGGATTGTGTCTGGTATCAGTCCCCATCATACGTATGGCCGCCTACTGGAAAACCATGATGCTGCCCGTCGTGAGCTGGAAGCTGTCAGCAGTCTGGAGACTGGCACGTCTCTCACCCAGCTATATCTGGGATTATCATGTGAGCCTTATGAGCTTGGCATCACCGAAGAAGACTTAATCCTGTGCAATGAGCCGGATTCGGAAATAGATTATGAAGTTATGATGAGCGGCCAGTATACCAAAGGCAACTGGATGCTCACGAATTATAACGCCATGGACCCTAAGCTCAATGAACCGGGAAAGGGTGTCATTGCAATTACATTTTTGGACAGATTGGAGAACTGGCCTGCCGCACGTCCCGAATATATAGTCAAAAAAGAAGCCGTGACACAGCAGATACTGGGATGTCTAGAACAGCTGTATCCGGGTTTTCGCAGCAAGGTAGTGGTGGCCGAGTTGGGCACACCGCGCACGATGCAGCGTTATACCGCTAATCCCGACGGGGCCGTTTATGGCTACGCACAAACGGTCCGGCAGTCCGGTATAAAAAGACTGAAGCACAAATCAGCTGTGAATCGTCTGTCATTGGTAGGGGCCTGGACACAGCCTGGGGGCGGGTTTCAAGGGGTTATGAACTCGGGTATAATGGAAGCTGATCGTATCGCCGCCAAATTGGGGTAG
- a CDS encoding SMI1/KNR4 family protein, with protein MTVHFERTLEKLGQIADRLRQGGMSDVVYQWSKGISTSELTELEERLQMPLPASLSELIKRCGSLHLLWCLPQHCIVADGPECSYKNSDDLEQEQSILDDSTGEFGWNHEYIGYFTSYGEDTDSAADEKRYLILNYNGAGDPILLDMATSTTEPAVFCYHHELDQFTLLAENLPAYIDTMLTLHGLWLWDWFKVTDEQGIQLNSPPLQLWLRWLNMFCTMKLEDAQSLETLIHYTTMHGVDHPAVLQAFQAYDPKDIFLAWEQHWQNIQHSQVPFSTWAVLVGETAGIGAADWARSLWEPETAQAWTSLAQNNTLHAKGAFVSTRAYLSARCLPEQEGLVCVCNHLLQDSVAEDKLEGYTANGQLQHFRSPQIINWMRDKVNHPVDGWAILFAHSRPTAEQLIEWLSDSELHQKIATEALDIMIHRDLLPALEADAWANISDLLLASLQLVMLKKDKRRIEAVLNQISDADSHVQ; from the coding sequence ATGACAGTACATTTTGAACGAACCTTAGAAAAGCTGGGACAGATCGCCGATCGTCTGAGACAAGGTGGGATGTCTGACGTGGTATACCAATGGTCGAAGGGGATTTCTACAAGTGAACTAACTGAGTTGGAGGAACGGCTGCAGATGCCTTTGCCTGCCTCCCTGTCTGAGTTGATAAAGCGGTGTGGCAGCTTACATTTGCTATGGTGCCTCCCCCAACACTGTATTGTAGCCGACGGACCAGAGTGTTCATATAAAAACAGCGATGATCTTGAACAAGAGCAGAGTATCCTGGACGATAGCACAGGAGAATTTGGCTGGAATCATGAGTATATTGGCTATTTTACATCCTATGGGGAAGATACCGACTCAGCTGCGGACGAGAAACGATATCTGATCCTTAATTATAATGGTGCGGGTGATCCGATACTGCTTGATATGGCGACATCCACTACAGAGCCAGCGGTGTTCTGCTATCATCACGAGTTGGACCAGTTCACGCTGCTTGCGGAAAATCTACCTGCCTATATAGACACCATGCTCACCTTGCATGGGCTATGGCTATGGGATTGGTTTAAAGTAACCGATGAGCAAGGCATTCAGCTAAACAGCCCACCACTGCAACTCTGGCTACGCTGGTTGAACATGTTTTGCACGATGAAACTGGAGGATGCGCAATCGTTGGAGACGCTGATCCATTACACCACCATGCATGGCGTAGATCATCCTGCTGTGTTGCAGGCTTTTCAAGCCTATGATCCAAAGGATATTTTTCTTGCCTGGGAGCAGCACTGGCAGAACATTCAACATAGCCAGGTTCCATTCTCTACTTGGGCCGTTTTGGTAGGGGAGACCGCGGGGATTGGGGCTGCTGATTGGGCCCGCTCCTTGTGGGAACCGGAAACCGCGCAAGCATGGACATCTTTAGCTCAAAACAATACCCTACATGCTAAGGGTGCATTTGTGTCCACACGTGCCTATCTGAGCGCCCGTTGCCTACCCGAGCAGGAAGGCTTGGTATGTGTTTGCAATCACCTGCTACAGGATTCGGTTGCAGAAGACAAATTAGAAGGATACACCGCTAATGGGCAGCTACAGCATTTTCGTTCACCACAGATCATTAACTGGATGCGGGATAAAGTCAATCATCCGGTGGATGGCTGGGCAATACTTTTCGCTCACTCCCGTCCTACAGCTGAGCAGTTGATTGAATGGCTATCCGATAGCGAGCTTCATCAGAAAATTGCAACGGAGGCGCTGGATATCATGATTCATCGGGATCTCCTTCCCGCTCTGGAAGCAGACGCTTGGGCCAATATCTCAGATCTGCTTCTTGCTTCTTTGCAGCTCGTTATGCTCAAAAAAGATAAACGTCGCATTGAAGCCGTGCTTAATCAGATTTCAGACGCGGATTCGCATGTACAGTGA
- a CDS encoding immunity 26/phosphotriesterase HocA family protein, with protein MVFKRIKHREGDIFVIPTHDGRFAVCQVICALYGRFKKEFSFGVLSIGQNQAYEGETTYLPFTSYRGRFEVIFTATQNLTKGVWPIIDHRPLSEEQQQLKYFNCAGHLYCGDEYIRNLELEEYNQYTVMGVAGYELVQQYLAQYEDH; from the coding sequence ATGGTGTTCAAAAGAATCAAACATCGGGAAGGCGATATTTTTGTTATTCCCACGCATGACGGCCGATTTGCGGTATGTCAGGTGATCTGCGCACTGTATGGTAGATTCAAAAAAGAGTTCTCCTTCGGGGTTCTATCCATAGGCCAGAATCAAGCGTACGAGGGAGAAACGACATATCTTCCGTTCACTAGTTATCGCGGCCGATTTGAAGTTATATTCACCGCCACCCAAAATCTGACGAAAGGAGTATGGCCCATTATCGATCATCGCCCTCTTTCCGAGGAACAACAGCAGCTAAAATATTTTAATTGCGCGGGCCATCTATACTGTGGGGATGAATATATACGCAATCTGGAACTGGAAGAATATAATCAATATACGGTAATGGGCGTGGCTGGATATGAGTTGGTACAGCAATATTTAGCCCAATATGAAGACCATTAG
- a CDS encoding SMI1/KNR4 family protein codes for MSIFTGLQRPQFQAYYDEEFLIEHCFENGMGFPPSYIDYVKTLGYGRLCGLWNIHIPLGDHPDSWLHRYHDWRAWFDDLLESEEVLQEAVLEPDGFPELLEHAVPFASSGEDDLLIWDIQSPDERGEFPIYALNLRTWGNFRYAASDLYSFIEALVDEERVKSVLGTERTSFPYTFEPF; via the coding sequence ATGAGCATTTTTACAGGACTACAGCGTCCGCAATTCCAGGCCTACTATGATGAGGAATTTCTTATAGAGCATTGTTTTGAAAATGGTATGGGCTTTCCGCCTTCTTATATAGATTATGTCAAAACTCTTGGTTACGGGCGACTATGCGGCTTATGGAACATTCATATTCCTCTTGGTGATCACCCGGATTCATGGCTCCATCGTTATCATGATTGGCGGGCTTGGTTTGATGATTTGCTGGAATCAGAAGAGGTTTTACAAGAAGCGGTGCTGGAGCCAGATGGTTTTCCGGAGCTTTTGGAGCATGCGGTCCCTTTCGCTTCCAGTGGAGAGGATGACTTGCTGATCTGGGATATTCAATCGCCTGATGAACGGGGGGAATTCCCAATCTATGCTTTGAATCTACGCACATGGGGCAATTTTCGGTATGCAGCCTCGGATTTGTATAGCTTCATCGAAGCGTTGGTGGATGAAGAGCGCGTGAAGTCGGTATTAGGGACAGAGCGTACATCATTCCCATATACGTTTGAACCCTTTTAA
- a CDS encoding SMI1/KNR4 family protein — MYWVFTQHTTVAADELTTFEHTYGLTLPPPYVAFLTRYGPGTYCGLLMIERPDPQLLQAYADYELWTHDDNCPITAQQLGECVVIGSSIDGDFLSIHPQVEGLLWLPRHSEIITTKTLDVQVPFTETLEHILRDEFGKMEPFPRYFEPVSPDKASTFLLFNPPDTTEAYNPAHPNEQALDFAPASIQALAQRFKQHFDSHLWIENEHICMAFLQTLGGYVRFNYAYGREVAIIYEPTAIALRDEILAFLQKEHCRVVE, encoded by the coding sequence ATGTATTGGGTTTTCACACAACATACGACGGTGGCTGCCGATGAACTGACAACTTTTGAACATACCTATGGATTAACTTTACCCCCTCCCTATGTAGCATTCCTCACCCGCTACGGGCCGGGCACCTATTGCGGCCTGCTAATGATTGAAAGGCCTGATCCTCAACTATTGCAAGCCTATGCGGATTACGAACTGTGGACGCATGATGATAATTGCCCAATTACAGCGCAGCAGCTGGGTGAGTGCGTGGTCATTGGCAGCTCCATAGATGGTGACTTCCTATCGATTCACCCTCAGGTCGAAGGCTTGCTGTGGCTGCCACGACACTCGGAGATCATTACTACGAAGACTTTAGATGTTCAAGTCCCATTCACAGAAACACTGGAACATATTTTACGGGATGAATTCGGAAAGATGGAACCATTTCCCCGTTATTTCGAACCTGTCAGCCCAGACAAAGCCTCAACATTCCTACTGTTTAATCCCCCGGATACGACCGAGGCCTACAATCCAGCCCATCCGAACGAGCAAGCCCTGGATTTCGCTCCGGCATCCATACAAGCATTGGCTCAGCGTTTTAAACAGCATTTTGACTCACATCTATGGATTGAAAACGAGCATATCTGCATGGCTTTTCTTCAGACTCTAGGCGGATACGTGCGTTTTAACTATGCATATGGACGCGAAGTGGCGATCATTTATGAACCCACAGCGATAGCACTTCGTGATGAAATTCTAGCATTCTTGCAAAAAGAGCATTGCCGGGTTGTAGAGTAA